A stretch of Cicer arietinum cultivar CDC Frontier isolate Library 1 chromosome 5, Cicar.CDCFrontier_v2.0, whole genome shotgun sequence DNA encodes these proteins:
- the LOC140920479 gene encoding uncharacterized protein: MLCAFIEKKVDHVIVRIPTVDKLLEKFINCLVIKYQHVLHFQTALEEFSLLYLFAQEQLQAEIGKTPSPNEAFVNVFGKEHPRYVRCMGLGITPSQITTSTSHYGRSMSSSEANEKMEKMQAEIDRLKKRDSEVDMLKEQIAFLMQMQNSRDKQAMDIESPIDGRRSFESSHQSDDRGTTSLGTN, from the exons ATGTTGTGTGCTTTTATAGAGAAAAAAGTAGATCATGTGATTGTGAGGATTCCTACTGTAGATAAGTTATTGGAGAAGTTTATTA ACTGCCTTGTTATCAAATATCAGCATGTTCTACACTTTCAGACTGCCTT AGAGGAATTTAGTTTGCTTTATCTGTTTGCGCAGGAACAATTGCAAGCTGAAATTGGGAAGACTCCTTCTCCAAATGAAGCATTTGTTAATGTGTTTGGAAAAGAACATCCTAGATATGTTCGTTGTATGGGACTTGGAATAACACCGTCACAAATTACTACATCTACTTCTCACTATGGAAGATCCATGTCTTCCTCTGAAGCTAATGAAAAGATGGAGAAAATGCAAGCTGAAATTGATAGACTTAAGAAAAGGGATTCTGAAGTTGATATGTTGAAGGAGCAAATTGCTTTCTTGATGCAAATGCAAAATTCTAGAGACAAAcag gcaATGGACATAGAATCGCCAATAGATGGTAGACGTTCATTTGAGTCCAGCCACCAATCTGACGATCGTGGAACAACATCATTAGGGACTAATTAG
- the LOC101513666 gene encoding uncharacterized protein, which yields MDSINFWSFILPLLLITFSSMTNVEGARDLQKVVEVFKVELPPLPTLPLPLIEPQLPPIPNLGVPIPDIPVVPTIPQIPQIPTVPQIPQIPKPELPIVPKP from the coding sequence ATGGATTCCATCAATTTCTGGTCATTCATTTTACCACTTCTACTCATAACTTTTTCATCAATGACAAATGTTGAAGGGGCACGTGACCTACAAAAAGTGGTTGAAGTTTTCAAAGTTGAGTTGCCACCACTACCTACTCTTCCATTGCCACTTATAGAACCACAATTGCCACCTATTCCAAACTTAGGTGTTCCAATTCCTGATATTCCTGTTGTACCAACTATCCCTCAAATTCCTCAAATTCCAACTGTGCCTCAAATACCTCAAATTCCTAAGCCAGAGTTACCTATTGTGCCTAAACCATAA